The following nucleotide sequence is from Scleropages formosus chromosome 4, fSclFor1.1, whole genome shotgun sequence.
GCTTTTACAGGCAGGTTCGATTGCAGTGAACCAAAGGAACATTTCCTCTTGAAGGGGCTGCCGAGCGCTTGCGAAAGTCTCTGCTGGGAAGCATTTTCAGAGATAGAAATGGGTCCTTACTTCCAGGAACTGTTGCCGTGGCGACCCTGAAGGCCGACGCGTTTACCACAGCGTCGTCCGCCGGCTCTGAGTAAAAGGCATGGAAGAGATGCAGTTTGAGGAGTCGGCCGGAAGAGTGAAAGAGGATCATCCGTGTCTCACCGTCACATCTGCGTTTGTCAAACGTTGATAAACTGGGTGTTTGTTTGCGATCGTGGCCCTGTTTCCGACACGTGGAAGCAGAGCTGTGCAACAGCATTAACATtcgttgagtttttttttttatatttatttcttttgcttcCTTGGAGGATTTAAACAATTTGGGAGGTGGGTGCTTAAAGGTGTGTCTGGCACCTCAGCATCTTGACCGTGTAGACAAATGCTGGCTGTAGCGAAGGCAGACAGAATGACCAACTAGACAAATCGGGGTGCGAGCACGCGGAGGCCGAGCCCATTTACAAGGACCCAGCAGCAACACCGCTCTATGATCCTCCACCtttgcctgcttggtggtctcgcTCGCAAGGGTCCAAGACGGACGTCCGTAAGGTTCTCCGTTTTGATtgcagtgtggtggaatgagctccctccgcccctcagagctgctgaatccatcctatattcaagaagggtctcaaactcatttttttcagagccttttctctcccgatctccgaTGGCTACATAAATATCCATCGCACCATCTGTTTTCATCACCTTTGTAACTCCTGTCCTAATTCTGCATGCAGTCGCTTTGGTGTTGGACAGACTGACTGTCGGTAGTCGTGCGTCTGCGTCGGAAACTCTCCATCTGTTGCGAAATGCAttcttgtttactctgagcggaacgccgctttggagaacagccaAACCGAACAAACGTAAACGTGCCCCGGGATCGCCGGGCGCGGGGTTGAGCCGGATTTTGGCCGCAGTCCGGAGGAGTAACGTGCAATCCGGGCCGGGCGGAGACGAGCCTCCGTTGCGAGGGTTCGACTTGAGCTGCGACGGGGGCCGCGGCGTCCGCCGATATGTGGAGGCGATTAAGAGGAAGGCGCATCGCAATGAGATCACGCCCCATCTGCTTCCATTTACATGGGGGCCTGTGAAGATGGGGGGTGGGTCGCGTTCAGTGCCGCCTGACCAGCGGGGGCCGGGGCGCTGGAGCAACGTCTGCTGTACAAAGCAGGCATTCTTCAACGCGGACGTGTGTTTATTTACGGATGCCccgcccctcccctcctcctcctcctcctcctacctGCCCTCCCCCACCGCCCTGCAAGAATGGCGGGAGGAAGAAAGGCGGCCTGTGATCAGTTCACGCAATCGCGCTCCGGCGATCAGGGGCTGCGAGCCGTCTCGTGTACCAGACACTTAACGGTAATTGCGGCCCCTGATTACTGAGCGTGGAACAGAAAACACGGTAAATGGCGCTGCTGGTATTAGACGAATGACGTCATGGTGGTGCTTCGGAGGCCTCTGGAGAAATACAGCGCGTTTGGATCCACGGGgtgcccctctctctctctctctctctctctctctctctctctctctctctctctctctctctctctctcacacacacactcacactcactcaccatATTCTGTGTGCATCTTGCCGCCCCCCCGCTGCTCCCACTCCTCCATCGGCTTGAGGAAGTTGCTGTCGTCGGTGTCCCCAT
It contains:
- the ism1 gene encoding isthmin-1 isoform X1 → MVRLGAELALLLGLLLLTLHITVLRSSPLQQGNGTASAEQHRLNALPAQGDPHGESGSSFRPTHGDRRSAPFPHRRTQSPHSATGILQRDGPGAFLLDLHNFPDLSKTGVNGQNPNIQVTIEVVDGLEAPEPEKDLRKESKPAWAAPNWRNWWQRSSPAVAARRPEEQDYPYDGDTDDSNFLKPMEEWEQRGGGKMHTEYGPHVNGSRWGVISLRCAFLLIASTYRRTPRPPSQLKSNPRNGGSSPPGPDCTLLLRTAAKIRLNPAPGDPGARLRLFGLAVLQSGVPLRVNKNAFRNRWRVSDADARLPTVSLSNTKATACRIRTGVTKVMKTDGAMDIYVAIGDRERKGSEKNEFETLLEYRMDSAALRGGGSSFHHTAIKTENLTDVRLGPLRARPPSRQRWRIIERCCCWVLVNGLGLRVLAPRFV